The nucleotide window CGACGGCGACATCTATTTCTCGGTCGCGGCAGCGCCGGACTTCGGCACGGTGTCGAGGCTTCCGATCGCCGAGATGATCCGGCTGTCGGGCGAGCGAGGCGGCGATCCTGACCGGCCGGGCAAGAAGGATCCGCTCGACCCGTTGCTGTGGAAGGCGGAGCGGCCGGGCGAGCCGGCATGGGACACCGCCCTCGGCCACGGCCGCCCTGGCTGGCACATCGAATGCACGGCGATTGCGACCACTCACCTCGGTCCCACGATCGACGTCCAGGGCGGCGGAGACGACCTGGTGTTCCCTCACCACGAGATGTCCGCCGCGCACGCGGAGGTGGCCTCGGGACGACATCCGTTCGCGCACGCGTACGTGCATCAGGCGCTGGTGGGCTACGACGGCGAGAAGATGTCGAAGTCGCGCGGCAACCTCGTGCTGGTCTCCGCGCTCCGGCGCCGGGGCGTCGATCCGATGGCGATCCGGATCGCGCTGCTGCGGCACCCGCACACGACCGCCTGGGAGTGGCACGACGAGGAGATCGAGGCGGCGACCGCGAAGCTGACGTCGTGGCGCGAGGCTTTCTCGCGCCCGTCGGCATCACCCGCCGCCGAGCTCGTGCGCCGG belongs to Mycobacteriales bacterium and includes:
- the mshC gene encoding cysteine--1-D-myo-inosityl 2-amino-2-deoxy-alpha-D-glucopyranoside ligase; this translates as MRSWTSPTVPRIPGEASDQPILVHDSSTARLTEIGTGQGEISMYVCGITPYDATHLGHAATYLLFDELYRTCLDAGKHVRYVQNVTDVDDPLLERAVQTGEDWTVIAERETELFREDMTALRVIAPDAYIGAVEAIPDIVSAVAALRDRGAAYDVDGDIYFSVAAAPDFGTVSRLPIAEMIRLSGERGGDPDRPGKKDPLDPLLWKAERPGEPAWDTALGHGRPGWHIECTAIATTHLGPTIDVQGGGDDLVFPHHEMSAAHAEVASGRHPFAHAYVHQALVGYDGEKMSKSRGNLVLVSALRRRGVDPMAIRIALLRHPHTTAWEWHDEEIEAATAKLTSWREAFSRPSASPAAELVRRLRHALRDGQDTSAAVDAVDAWVAAGGADRAAPVDAATAVDALLGIV